A stretch of the Mesorhizobium huakuii genome encodes the following:
- a CDS encoding winged helix-turn-helix transcriptional regulator, which produces MVKRTSHHEAGCLIARPLDAIGDWWSLLIVRDAFDGLRRFGEFQKSLGVAKNILSARLRNLVAHGILETVPAPDGSAHHEYVLTQKGRGLFYVLVALRQWGETYFSGPGEPYTFMVDTQSGRPIRRLEVHAEDGRLLVPGDTRLADFRNRENS; this is translated from the coding sequence ATGGTGAAACGAACGAGCCACCACGAAGCGGGTTGCCTGATCGCGCGGCCGCTGGACGCGATCGGCGACTGGTGGTCGCTGCTCATCGTGCGCGACGCCTTCGACGGGCTGCGTCGCTTCGGCGAGTTCCAGAAGAGCCTCGGCGTCGCCAAGAACATCCTGTCGGCGCGGCTGCGCAATCTGGTCGCGCACGGCATACTGGAAACGGTTCCCGCACCCGACGGCAGCGCGCACCACGAATATGTGCTGACGCAAAAGGGACGCGGCCTGTTCTATGTCCTGGTTGCCTTGCGGCAGTGGGGCGAGACCTATTTCTCCGGACCGGGCGAGCCCTACACTTTCATGGTCGACACGCAGAGCGGCCGGCCGATCAGGCGCCTGGAAGTGCATGCCGAGGACGGGCGGCTGCTTGTCCCTGGCGACACAAGGCTCGCCGATTTCCGCAACCGGGAAAACAGCTGA
- a CDS encoding response regulator, with amino-acid sequence MTAPNDRARFLIIDDHPLFREALHSAVQMAYPEVDTVEARSIAEALDLLADAKPFDLALLDLSMPDVHGFDGLLQLRTRYPRLPVVIVSGYEEPRIISEALSYGAAGFIPKSARKSDLAAAIRSVMDGAIYVPETYEGQPADADSIDRADMVQRLSKLTPQQLRVLQMLRQGLLNKQIAYELQVGETTVKAHVSEILRKLNVYSRTQAVIEVSKLDNAELFRDQAGF; translated from the coding sequence ATGACAGCACCCAACGATCGCGCCCGGTTCCTGATCATCGACGACCATCCGCTGTTTCGCGAGGCGCTGCATAGCGCCGTGCAGATGGCTTATCCGGAGGTCGACACGGTCGAGGCGCGCTCGATCGCCGAGGCGCTCGATCTGCTGGCCGACGCCAAGCCTTTCGACCTTGCGCTGCTCGATCTCTCAATGCCCGACGTGCACGGTTTCGACGGGCTGCTGCAGCTCAGGACCCGCTATCCGCGCCTGCCGGTGGTGATCGTGTCGGGGTATGAGGAGCCGCGGATCATCTCCGAGGCCTTGTCTTATGGCGCTGCCGGCTTCATCCCGAAATCGGCGCGCAAGAGCGACCTGGCCGCCGCCATACGTTCGGTGATGGATGGCGCGATCTATGTGCCGGAAACCTATGAAGGCCAGCCGGCCGACGCCGACAGCATCGACCGCGCCGACATGGTCCAGCGCCTGTCCAAGCTGACGCCACAGCAGCTGCGCGTGCTGCAGATGCTGCGCCAGGGGCTGCTCAACAAGCAGATCGCCTATGAGCTGCAGGTCGGCGAGACCACGGTAAAGGCGCATGTGTCGGAGATATTGCGCAAGCTCAACGTCTACAGCCGCACGCAAGCGGTGATCGAGGTCTCGAAGCTCGACAATGCGGAGCTTTTCAGGGATCAGGCGGGGTTTTGA
- a CDS encoding zinc-dependent alcohol dehydrogenase family protein, translating into MKAVVFEKFGEAPTIQTVPDPKPAADGVVIKVEATGLCRSDWHGWMGHDDGITLPHVPGHELAGVVVAAGKQVSRWKAGDRVTVPFAVGCGRCFECTSGNHHVCEHQTQPGFTGWGSFAEYVGIEHADTNLVRLPEEMEFATAASLGCRFVTSFRAIVDQGRVKPGEWVAVHGCGGVGLSAIMIASAMGANVIAIDLTNEKLEFARKIGAVATINASTTPNVVKAVKQITNGGAHMSMDALGHPITSFNSIANLRRRGRHVQVGLMLGEHARPQVPMDKVIAFELEILGSHGMQAYRYQAMMDMIRNGKLKPELLVGKKISLDEAPAALMAMGGFEGIGIGVVTKF; encoded by the coding sequence ATGAAAGCCGTCGTCTTCGAGAAATTCGGCGAAGCGCCGACGATCCAGACCGTTCCCGATCCGAAGCCGGCTGCCGATGGCGTCGTCATCAAGGTCGAGGCGACGGGGCTTTGCCGCAGCGACTGGCATGGCTGGATGGGCCATGATGACGGCATCACCTTGCCGCACGTCCCGGGACATGAGCTGGCCGGCGTTGTCGTCGCCGCCGGCAAGCAGGTCAGCCGCTGGAAGGCCGGCGACCGCGTGACAGTACCGTTTGCCGTCGGCTGCGGCCGCTGCTTCGAATGCACCTCGGGCAACCACCACGTCTGCGAGCACCAGACGCAGCCGGGCTTCACCGGCTGGGGGTCCTTCGCGGAATATGTCGGCATCGAGCATGCCGACACCAATCTGGTGCGCCTGCCGGAAGAAATGGAATTCGCCACCGCCGCCAGCCTCGGCTGCCGCTTCGTCACCTCGTTTCGCGCCATCGTCGACCAGGGCCGGGTCAAGCCCGGCGAATGGGTGGCGGTGCATGGCTGCGGCGGCGTCGGCCTGTCGGCGATCATGATCGCCAGCGCCATGGGCGCGAATGTGATTGCCATCGACCTCACCAACGAGAAGCTGGAATTCGCCAGAAAGATCGGCGCCGTCGCCACCATCAATGCGTCCACGACGCCGAATGTGGTCAAGGCGGTCAAGCAGATCACCAATGGCGGCGCGCATATGTCGATGGACGCGCTCGGCCACCCCATCACCTCGTTCAACTCGATCGCCAATCTGCGCCGGCGCGGCCGCCATGTGCAGGTCGGCCTGATGCTGGGCGAACATGCCCGCCCGCAAGTGCCGATGGACAAGGTGATCGCCTTCGAGCTCGAGATCCTCGGCAGCCACGGCATGCAGGCCTATCGCTACCAGGCGATGATGGACATGATCCGCAACGGCAAGCTCAAGCCCGAATTGCTGGTCGGCAAGAAGATCAGCCTCGACGAGGCGCCCGCCGCGCTGATGGCGATGGGCGGTTTCGAGGGCATCGGCATTGGGGTGGTGACGAAGTTTTAG
- a CDS encoding PLP-dependent aminotransferase family protein, which produces MTDFALEKDDVRTLGAPTLVESVMATIRQRIAARSLTPGARLPSIRAFAQSMQVSKSTVVEAYERLAAEGTIRSRPGSGFYAAGSLAPLSLAEIGPRLDRAVDPLWVSRQSLDAGDETLKPGCGWLPASWMPQAGLRRALRTVARADDVALADYGTPLGLPPLRQLLARRMAGHGIEVSPEQIMLTESGTQAIDLLCRFLIEPGDTVLVDDPCYFNFHALLRAHRAKVVSVPYTPSGPDIDLFAQALAEHRPRLYITNSAIHNPTGAILSPVTAHRLLKLADQSDLTIVEDDIFADFEHAPAPRLAAFDGLNRVVQIGSFSKTLSASVRCGFIAAPRDWIEGLTDLKIATTFGGGRLAAELVLMLLKDGSYRKHMDLLRAKLARAMVQTATRLKAIGITPWIDQPAGLFLWCRLPDGIDAAEVARWALGDNVVLAPGNAFSLSQTASRFLRFNVAQCEDERIFKVLEAAMAR; this is translated from the coding sequence ATGACGGACTTCGCTTTGGAAAAGGACGATGTGCGGACCTTGGGCGCCCCCACCCTCGTCGAAAGCGTCATGGCGACCATTCGCCAGCGGATCGCCGCGCGCAGCCTGACACCGGGCGCCCGGCTGCCCTCCATCCGCGCCTTCGCCCAATCCATGCAAGTGTCGAAATCCACCGTGGTCGAAGCCTATGAGCGGCTCGCCGCCGAAGGCACGATCCGCTCCCGGCCGGGTTCAGGCTTCTATGCCGCCGGCTCGCTGGCGCCGTTGTCGCTGGCCGAGATCGGTCCCCGGCTCGACCGTGCCGTCGATCCGCTCTGGGTCTCGCGCCAGTCGCTGGATGCCGGCGACGAGACCCTGAAACCCGGCTGTGGCTGGCTGCCGGCCTCCTGGATGCCGCAAGCCGGCCTGCGCCGCGCACTGCGCACGGTGGCGCGCGCCGATGATGTCGCGCTTGCCGATTACGGCACGCCGCTTGGCCTGCCGCCGCTGCGGCAGTTGCTGGCGCGGCGCATGGCCGGGCACGGCATCGAAGTTTCGCCCGAACAGATCATGCTGACGGAATCGGGCACGCAGGCCATTGACCTGTTGTGCCGGTTCCTGATCGAACCCGGTGACACCGTGCTGGTCGACGACCCCTGCTATTTCAATTTCCACGCTTTGCTGCGCGCCCACCGCGCCAAGGTCGTCAGCGTTCCCTACACGCCATCGGGGCCAGATATCGACCTGTTCGCGCAGGCGCTCGCCGAGCACCGGCCGCGCCTCTACATCACCAATTCCGCCATCCACAATCCGACCGGAGCGATCCTGTCGCCGGTCACCGCGCATCGTTTGCTCAAGCTCGCCGACCAGTCGGACCTGACCATCGTCGAGGACGACATTTTCGCCGATTTCGAACATGCCCCTGCACCGAGGCTTGCGGCTTTCGACGGCCTCAACCGCGTCGTCCAGATCGGCAGTTTCTCCAAGACGCTTTCGGCCTCGGTGCGCTGCGGTTTCATCGCCGCACCGCGCGACTGGATCGAGGGCCTGACCGACCTCAAGATCGCCACCACCTTCGGCGGCGGAAGGCTGGCCGCCGAACTGGTATTGATGCTGCTGAAGGACGGCAGCTACCGCAAACATATGGATCTGCTGCGCGCCAAACTCGCGCGTGCCATGGTCCAGACCGCCACCCGGCTGAAGGCGATCGGCATCACGCCGTGGATCGACCAGCCGGCCGGCCTGTTCCTGTGGTGCAGATTACCCGACGGCATCGACGCGGCCGAAGTCGCACGCTGGGCGCTTGGCGACAATGTCGTGCTGGCACCCGGCAATGCGTTCAGCCTGTCCCAGACGGCCAGCCGTTTCCTGCGCTTCAACGTCGCCCAATGCGAAGACGAGCGGATTTTCAAGGTGCTTGAGGCGGCGATGGCGCGCTGA
- a CDS encoding (2Fe-2S)-binding protein translates to MSDVSLMVNGKRVSGAAEDRTLLVHFLRENLGLTGTHVGCDTSQCGACVVHVDGKAVKSCSMLAVQASGSTVVTIEGLANGADLHPVQAAFKEHHGLQCGFCTPGMIMTATDMINRHPEGLDEATVRAELEGNICRCTGYHNIVKAILAASKTMSKGGRQGQGETSCMRNEASSE, encoded by the coding sequence ATGTCGGACGTTTCGTTGATGGTGAACGGCAAGCGAGTCAGCGGAGCTGCCGAGGATCGAACGCTGCTGGTTCACTTCCTGCGCGAGAATCTCGGCCTGACCGGCACGCATGTCGGCTGCGACACCTCGCAATGCGGGGCCTGCGTCGTCCATGTCGACGGCAAGGCGGTCAAGTCCTGCTCGATGCTCGCGGTCCAGGCCTCAGGGTCGACCGTCGTGACGATCGAAGGTCTCGCCAACGGCGCCGACCTGCATCCCGTGCAGGCCGCGTTCAAGGAACATCACGGCCTGCAATGCGGCTTCTGCACGCCAGGCATGATCATGACGGCCACCGACATGATCAACCGCCATCCCGAAGGCCTCGACGAGGCGACGGTGCGGGCCGAGCTGGAAGGCAACATCTGCCGCTGCACCGGCTACCACAACATCGTCAAGGCGATCCTCGCTGCATCGAAGACGATGTCGAAGGGGGGCCGCCAAGGCCAAGGCGAAACAAGCTGCATGAGGAACGAAGCGAGTAGCGAATAG
- a CDS encoding MFS transporter has protein sequence MNVQVVNSAIASAERSDGLPQVMPASPPGLSAMTALVFAIACGLSVANVYFAHPLLDAMAHDFAIAPASVGIVVTVTQIGYALGLFFIVPLGDLFDRRKLIAGQAVLSAVALIAVGIAPNAAALLASLAVVGLLAVVVQVLVAYAADLAVPLERGRAVGTVTSGVILGILLARFVAGVVADFAGWRWVYLISAALTLGMAVVLFLILPRQDADRPRTSYQRLLGSVVLLFVQEPLLRVRAVLAMLIFATFNVLWAPLVLPLGAAPFSLSHTEIGLFGLAGVAGAVGARWTGGLVDRGRGQLLTGLSLLLMTAAWLPIAFMGLSLWLLVAGIVMLDLAIQAVHVTNQSLIFARRPDARSRLVGGYMIFYSLGSALGSIASTMIYGAIGWSGVCMLGAGIGLMALLFWALTLRVGR, from the coding sequence ATGAATGTGCAGGTGGTGAACAGCGCAATAGCAAGTGCGGAGCGGTCCGACGGGCTGCCGCAGGTCATGCCGGCGTCACCACCGGGACTGTCGGCAATGACGGCGTTGGTCTTCGCCATTGCCTGTGGCCTGAGCGTCGCCAATGTCTATTTCGCCCATCCGCTGCTCGACGCCATGGCGCATGATTTTGCCATCGCGCCAGCCTCGGTCGGCATCGTGGTGACGGTCACGCAGATCGGCTACGCGCTCGGCCTGTTCTTCATCGTGCCGCTTGGCGATTTGTTCGACCGGCGCAAGCTGATCGCCGGGCAAGCAGTACTTTCCGCCGTGGCGCTGATCGCGGTCGGGATCGCGCCGAACGCTGCGGCGCTGCTGGCAAGCCTCGCTGTCGTCGGGCTGCTTGCCGTGGTGGTGCAGGTGCTGGTGGCTTATGCCGCCGATCTCGCCGTGCCGTTGGAACGGGGGCGGGCGGTCGGCACCGTCACCAGCGGCGTCATCCTTGGCATCCTGCTTGCCCGCTTCGTCGCCGGTGTCGTCGCCGACTTCGCCGGCTGGCGCTGGGTCTATCTGATCTCGGCGGCGCTGACGCTTGGCATGGCTGTGGTTCTCTTCCTCATCCTGCCGCGCCAAGACGCGGATCGGCCACGCACATCCTATCAGCGCCTTTTGGGCTCGGTGGTGCTGCTGTTCGTGCAGGAGCCGCTGCTGCGCGTGCGCGCCGTGCTCGCCATGCTGATCTTCGCCACCTTCAACGTGCTGTGGGCGCCGCTGGTGCTGCCGCTCGGCGCTGCGCCATTTTCCCTCTCGCACACCGAGATCGGGCTGTTTGGCCTAGCCGGCGTCGCCGGCGCTGTCGGCGCACGCTGGACGGGCGGCCTTGTCGATCGCGGGCGCGGCCAACTGCTCACTGGGCTCAGCCTGTTGCTGATGACGGCAGCCTGGCTGCCGATTGCCTTCATGGGCCTGTCGCTGTGGCTGCTCGTCGCCGGCATCGTCATGCTGGATCTGGCGATCCAGGCGGTCCACGTCACCAACCAAAGCCTGATCTTCGCGCGCCGGCCGGATGCGCGCAGCCGGCTGGTTGGCGGCTACATGATTTTCTATTCGCTCGGCAGCGCGCTCGGCTCCATCGCCTCGACCATGATCTATGGCGCGATAGGCTGGAGCGGCGTCTGTATGCTGGGCGCCGGCATCGGCCTTATGGCGTTGCTGTTCTGGGCGCTGACGCTGCGCGTGGGCCGATGA
- a CDS encoding DMT family transporter, with protein sequence MDKTASGWLNGFIGVLIFSGSLPATRVAVMDFAPTFVTSARAAIAGLLGLAMLVLFREKRPQRGDLVSLVIVALGVVVGFPLLTALALKHVTSAHSIIFIGLLPLATAIFGVLRGGDRPRPAFWLFSCIGSALVAGFALTQGVTASPVGDGLMLAAVIVCGLGYAEGAALSRRLGGWQVICWALTLSLPIMLVLTFATLPVSFAAVGSHAWIGLAYVSLFSMLIGFVFWYRGLAQGGIAAVGQLQLLQPFFGLALAATLLHEQVSPLMVVVTLGVVACVFGAKKFAR encoded by the coding sequence ATGGACAAGACTGCGAGCGGCTGGCTGAACGGATTTATCGGCGTGTTGATCTTCTCAGGCTCGCTGCCGGCGACGCGCGTGGCGGTGATGGATTTCGCCCCGACCTTCGTGACATCGGCCCGGGCCGCGATTGCCGGACTGCTTGGCCTGGCAATGCTGGTCCTGTTCCGGGAGAAACGTCCGCAGCGCGGCGACCTCGTGTCGCTGGTGATCGTGGCGCTGGGCGTGGTCGTCGGCTTTCCCCTGCTGACCGCCTTGGCGCTCAAGCACGTCACCTCTGCCCATTCCATCATCTTCATCGGCCTGTTGCCGTTGGCGACGGCGATCTTCGGCGTGCTGCGTGGCGGCGATCGTCCTCGTCCGGCATTCTGGCTGTTTTCGTGCATCGGCAGCGCGCTCGTCGCGGGTTTCGCGCTGACGCAGGGCGTGACCGCCTCGCCGGTCGGCGATGGCCTGATGCTCGCCGCCGTCATCGTCTGCGGCCTTGGCTATGCCGAAGGCGCCGCGCTGTCGCGCAGGCTCGGCGGCTGGCAAGTGATCTGCTGGGCGCTGACGCTGTCGCTGCCGATCATGCTGGTGCTGACGTTTGCGACGCTGCCGGTATCCTTTGCCGCTGTCGGCTCCCACGCCTGGATCGGTCTCGCCTATGTCTCGCTGTTCAGCATGCTGATCGGCTTCGTCTTCTGGTATCGCGGCCTGGCGCAAGGCGGCATTGCCGCGGTCGGCCAACTGCAATTGCTGCAGCCCTTCTTCGGCCTGGCGCTCGCGGCGACATTGCTGCATGAGCAGGTCAGCCCGCTGATGGTGGTGGTTACGCTCGGTGTGGTGGCGTGCGTGTTCGGCGCGAAGAAGTTTGCGCGGTAG
- a CDS encoding hybrid sensor histidine kinase/response regulator — translation MPLKDINDLDKLKKINAALVSRVERSMDQQGNAFSLFQTAISLENRVRTRTEELHSTLRRLEQSNIDLSAAKENAELANLSKTRFLAAASHDVLQPLNAAHLSVSALAEVQTSDEGRKLVRQVERSLETMEDLLRTLLDISKLDAGVVQPDIGDVSLEALFSSLRSDFQPVAEMKRLSLKFRPVNAVVRSDRTLLRRILQNILSNALGYTRSGGVLVGTRHRGDTIRIDVADTGCGIPEDQREAVFEEFHRGTSPASSERDGNGLGLGLAIVRRMAGALGHPVTYSSKVGRGTIFHIDVPVGIGAPADAIASATSLERSRGYGLFGTKVLLVENDIEVLEAMTFLLERWQCLVRSATSTDDAMDLLGDTDWVPDIVIADQHLDGGDLGTATISEVRDYLGRAVPALIVTADSSEAVAKAARAGGIELMRKPLKPAQLRALLAHLLA, via the coding sequence ATGCCGCTCAAGGACATAAACGACCTCGATAAGCTGAAGAAGATCAACGCCGCCCTGGTCAGCCGCGTCGAGCGGTCGATGGACCAGCAAGGCAATGCCTTCTCGCTGTTCCAGACCGCGATCTCGCTGGAGAACCGCGTGCGTACGCGCACCGAGGAGTTGCACTCGACGCTGCGGCGGCTGGAGCAGTCCAACATCGACCTCAGCGCCGCCAAGGAGAACGCCGAACTGGCGAACCTCTCGAAGACCAGGTTCCTAGCCGCCGCCAGCCATGACGTGCTGCAGCCGCTGAACGCGGCCCACCTGTCCGTCTCGGCGCTCGCGGAAGTGCAGACCAGCGACGAAGGTAGGAAGCTTGTCCGCCAAGTCGAGCGCTCGCTGGAAACGATGGAGGACCTGCTGCGCACGCTGCTGGATATCTCCAAGCTCGACGCCGGCGTGGTGCAGCCCGACATCGGCGACGTCAGCCTGGAAGCGCTGTTCTCATCGCTGCGCTCGGATTTCCAGCCGGTCGCGGAAATGAAGCGCCTGTCGCTGAAATTCCGGCCGGTCAATGCCGTGGTCCGCTCCGACCGGACGCTGCTGCGCCGCATCCTGCAGAACATCCTCTCCAACGCGCTGGGCTACACCCGTTCCGGCGGCGTCCTTGTCGGCACCAGGCATCGCGGCGACACGATCCGCATCGATGTCGCCGACACTGGCTGCGGCATTCCCGAGGACCAGCGCGAGGCGGTGTTCGAGGAGTTCCATCGCGGCACCTCACCGGCCAGTTCGGAACGTGACGGCAACGGTCTCGGGCTCGGGCTCGCCATCGTGCGCCGCATGGCCGGCGCGCTCGGCCACCCCGTGACCTACTCGTCGAAGGTCGGGCGCGGCACGATCTTCCACATCGATGTCCCCGTCGGTATCGGCGCGCCCGCCGACGCCATCGCCAGCGCCACCAGCCTGGAGCGGTCGCGCGGCTACGGCCTGTTCGGCACCAAGGTGCTGCTGGTCGAAAACGACATCGAGGTGCTGGAGGCCATGACCTTCCTGCTCGAACGCTGGCAGTGCCTGGTGCGGTCCGCGACTTCGACCGACGATGCAATGGACCTGCTCGGCGACACCGACTGGGTGCCCGACATCGTCATTGCCGACCAGCATCTCGACGGCGGCGATCTCGGCACCGCCACCATATCGGAAGTCCGCGACTATCTCGGCCGCGCCGTGCCGGCGCTGATCGTCACCGCCGACAGTTCCGAGGCGGTCGCCAAGGCAGCGCGGGCCGGCGGCATCGAACTGATGCGAAAACCGCTGAAACCGGCGCAACTGCGGGCGCTGTTGGCGCATTTGCTGGCTTAG
- the maiA gene encoding maleylacetoacetate isomerase has product MSELILHNYYRSSTSYRVRIALEMKGLSYDYVPHHLRHGDHLEPSYLAVNPQGLVPALVLNDGTLLTQSLAIIEYLDEIQPAPPLLPKDALGRARVRMLAQMIACDIHPVNNLRVLTSLRTLFGAGDQDITNWFRHWVNEGFQPLEKILASSPQTGTFCHGDAPGLADICLAAQITSNARFGVDLTPYPTITRINAACMALPAFKKAAPQNQIDAE; this is encoded by the coding sequence ATGAGCGAACTCATCCTGCACAATTACTATCGTTCCTCTACCTCCTACCGGGTGCGCATCGCGCTGGAGATGAAGGGGCTGAGCTATGACTATGTCCCGCATCATCTGCGCCACGGCGACCATCTGGAACCATCCTACCTCGCGGTCAATCCGCAGGGGCTGGTGCCGGCATTGGTGCTTAACGACGGCACGCTTTTGACGCAGTCGCTGGCGATCATCGAATATCTCGACGAGATCCAGCCCGCGCCGCCGCTGCTGCCGAAGGACGCACTTGGCCGGGCGCGCGTGAGAATGCTGGCGCAAATGATCGCCTGCGACATCCACCCGGTGAACAATCTGCGCGTGCTGACCTCGCTGCGCACTTTGTTCGGCGCCGGCGACCAGGACATCACCAACTGGTTCCGCCACTGGGTGAACGAAGGTTTTCAGCCGCTTGAAAAGATCCTGGCGTCCTCGCCGCAGACCGGAACATTCTGCCATGGCGATGCGCCGGGGCTCGCCGACATCTGCCTGGCGGCGCAAATCACCAGCAACGCCCGGTTCGGCGTCGACCTGACGCCCTACCCGACCATCACCCGCATCAACGCCGCCTGCATGGCGCTGCCGGCCTTCAAGAAGGCAGCGCCACAGAACCAGATCGACGCGGAGTAA
- a CDS encoding fumarylacetoacetate hydrolase family protein — MTAFVLPLPPTPSVAISGSAERFAVRRIFCVGRNYAAHARELGNDERDPPFFFTKPADAVVDSGAVIPYPPLTANLHHEIELVAAIGRPGFRIARDRALDHVWGYGVGIDLTRRDLQDEAKKAARPWDWSKAFDRSAPCGPLVSAQKSGHPTKGRIWLAVDGKVRQDADLTELIWPIADIVSICSEGVELQAGDLIFTGTPAGVGAVKPGETMTGGVDGIGTIEVTIGQPQA, encoded by the coding sequence ATGACCGCCTTCGTCCTCCCCCTCCCGCCAACGCCTTCCGTCGCCATCAGCGGGTCGGCCGAGCGCTTTGCCGTGCGGCGCATCTTCTGCGTCGGCCGCAACTATGCCGCGCATGCGCGCGAACTCGGCAATGACGAGCGCGATCCGCCCTTCTTCTTCACCAAGCCGGCCGACGCGGTGGTCGATTCCGGCGCCGTGATCCCCTACCCGCCGCTGACGGCCAATCTGCACCACGAAATCGAACTGGTGGCCGCGATCGGCAGGCCGGGTTTCCGCATTGCGCGTGATCGGGCGCTGGATCACGTCTGGGGTTATGGCGTCGGTATCGACCTCACCCGCCGCGACCTCCAGGATGAGGCCAAGAAGGCGGCGCGGCCCTGGGACTGGTCGAAAGCCTTCGACCGTTCCGCCCCTTGCGGCCCGCTGGTCTCGGCACAAAAGTCAGGCCATCCGACGAAAGGCCGCATCTGGCTCGCCGTCGACGGCAAGGTCAGGCAGGACGCCGACCTCACGGAACTGATCTGGCCAATCGCCGACATCGTCTCGATCTGTAGCGAGGGCGTCGAATTGCAGGCCGGCGACCTGATCTTCACCGGCACGCCGGCCGGCGTCGGCGCGGTCAAGCCGGGCGAGACGATGACCGGCGGCGTCGACGGCATCGGCACGATCGAAGTGACGATCGGCCAGCCGCAGGCATGA
- a CDS encoding FIST signal transduction protein, producing MSALTTDEPDPDVFARAVASEAAAINAGFALVFFSQSLVEAGALSRALSAYAPGLHHAGCSTAGEITPQGLEEGHMLAMLLPSAAFTAVSAMVDNLSSSGMDRITGEVEALRRALHVRVGGERTRNTFALCFIDGLSYAEEAVSSAIHWGLDDIPLLGGSAGDDLKFETTRLISNGRVTSDSAIIVLIATEIPFHVFKTDNFVPTDEKLVVTASDADHRIVREFNATNAAEEYAASVGIMPQTLTPLSFASHPVVVKVGGEYYCRSIQRMHADGSLSFFCAIDDGVVLSIAQPKDMVESTRAALREVEDRLGGIDLILGFDCVLRRLDARNRQVFRDISELYRVNNVVGFGTYGEQYRSMHLNQTFTGIAFGERQAAE from the coding sequence TTGTCGGCGCTGACCACGGACGAGCCCGACCCGGATGTTTTCGCACGCGCGGTAGCCAGCGAGGCCGCCGCAATCAACGCCGGCTTTGCCCTCGTGTTCTTTTCCCAGAGCCTTGTCGAGGCCGGCGCCCTGTCGCGAGCGCTCTCGGCCTACGCGCCGGGGCTCCACCATGCCGGCTGCTCCACCGCCGGCGAGATCACGCCACAAGGGCTCGAGGAAGGCCATATGCTGGCGATGCTGCTCCCCTCGGCCGCCTTTACCGCGGTCAGCGCCATGGTCGACAATTTGTCCTCGTCGGGCATGGACAGGATCACCGGCGAGGTCGAGGCCTTGCGGCGCGCGCTGCACGTCCGGGTGGGCGGGGAGCGGACCAGGAACACCTTCGCGCTCTGCTTCATCGACGGCCTGTCCTATGCCGAGGAAGCGGTCAGTTCGGCCATCCACTGGGGTCTTGACGACATACCGCTGCTCGGCGGCTCGGCCGGCGACGATTTGAAATTCGAGACGACGCGCCTGATCTCGAATGGCAGGGTCACCTCGGACAGCGCCATCATCGTGCTGATCGCCACGGAAATTCCGTTCCATGTCTTCAAGACCGACAATTTCGTTCCGACCGACGAAAAGCTGGTGGTGACAGCGTCCGACGCCGATCACCGCATCGTGCGCGAGTTCAACGCCACCAATGCTGCCGAGGAATATGCAGCTTCCGTCGGCATCATGCCGCAGACCCTGACGCCGCTGAGCTTCGCCTCGCATCCGGTGGTGGTGAAGGTGGGCGGCGAATATTACTGCCGCTCGATCCAGAGGATGCATGCGGATGGCTCGCTATCGTTCTTCTGCGCCATCGACGACGGCGTCGTGCTGTCGATCGCCCAGCCCAAGGACATGGTGGAATCGACGCGCGCGGCGCTGCGCGAGGTCGAGGACAGGCTGGGTGGCATCGACCTGATCCTCGGCTTCGACTGCGTGCTGCGCCGGCTCGATGCGCGCAACCGGCAGGTTTTTCGTGACATTTCGGAGCTCTACCGGGTCAACAATGTCGTCGGCTTCGGCACTTATGGCGAGCAATACCGGTCGATGCATTTGAACCAGACCTTCACCGGCATTGCCTTTGGCGAACGGCAAGCGGCGGAATAG